The following are from one region of the Rhizobium sullae genome:
- a CDS encoding ribonuclease D has translation MAATIRYHEGDISSADADRYTGAIAIDTETLGLVPRRDRLCVVQLSPGDGTADVIRVAAGQKEAPNLVAMLKDPARQKIFHYGRFDIAVLFHTFGVTTVPVFCTKIASRLCRTYTDRHGLKDNLKEMLDVDISKAQQSSDWAAATLSPAQLEYAASDVLYLHALRDKLTERLVRDGRIDHANACFEFLPTRAKLDLLGWEEADIFAHS, from the coding sequence ATGGCCGCCACCATCCGTTACCACGAAGGCGATATTTCCTCGGCGGATGCCGACCGGTACACCGGCGCGATCGCCATCGATACCGAAACGCTCGGCCTCGTGCCGCGCCGAGACCGGCTCTGCGTCGTGCAGCTTTCGCCAGGTGACGGCACCGCCGATGTCATCCGCGTTGCTGCCGGACAGAAGGAAGCGCCGAACCTCGTCGCCATGCTCAAGGATCCGGCTCGCCAGAAGATTTTTCACTATGGCCGCTTCGATATCGCCGTGTTGTTCCATACCTTCGGCGTCACCACGGTGCCGGTTTTCTGCACCAAGATCGCATCGCGCCTATGCCGCACCTACACGGATCGCCACGGCCTGAAGGACAATCTCAAGGAAATGCTCGACGTCGACATCTCCAAGGCGCAGCAATCGTCGGATTGGGCAGCGGCGACCCTGTCGCCGGCGCAGCTCGAATATGCGGCCTCCGATGTGCTCTACCTGCATGCGTTGCGCGACAAGCTGACCGAGCGGTTGGTCCGCGACGGCCGCATCGACCATGCGAATGCCTGCTTCGAATTCCTGCCAACCCGCGCGAAGCTCGATCTGCTCGGCTGGGAAGAGGCCGATATCTTTGCCCATAGCTGA
- a CDS encoding 4-aminobutyrate--2-oxoglutarate transaminase — protein sequence MNAITLTDRKNAAISRGVGMTTQIYADRAENAEIWDKEGRRYIDFAAGIAVLNTGHRHPRVIAAVKDQLDHFTHTCHQVVPYESYVHLAERLNALTPGNFTKKTIFVTTGAEAVENAVKIARAATGRSALIAFGGGFHGRTFMGMALTGKVVPYKVGFGAMPGDVFHVPFPVELHGVTGEQSLAALKRLFAADVDPQRVAAIIIEPVQGEGGFYPVPVAFMKALRELCDQHGILLIADEVQTGFARTGTMFAMDHHEVAPDLMTMAKSLAGGFPLAAVTGRAEIMDAPGPGGLGGTYGGNPIGIAAAHAVLDVIKDEDLCNRANQLGSRLKQRLESLRDKVPEIADIRGPGFMNAIEFNDKATKLPSAEFANKVRLIALEKSLILLTCGVHGNVIRFLAPITIQDNIFIEALDILEASILEASAGK from the coding sequence ATGAACGCGATCACCCTCACGGACCGGAAGAATGCCGCGATTTCGCGCGGCGTCGGCATGACCACGCAGATTTACGCCGACCGAGCGGAGAATGCCGAAATCTGGGACAAGGAGGGACGCCGCTACATCGATTTCGCAGCCGGTATCGCGGTCCTCAACACCGGCCACCGCCATCCGCGGGTGATCGCCGCGGTAAAGGATCAACTCGATCACTTCACTCACACCTGCCACCAGGTCGTGCCCTATGAAAGCTACGTGCATCTGGCCGAGCGTCTGAACGCATTGACCCCCGGCAACTTTACCAAGAAGACAATCTTCGTGACCACAGGTGCCGAGGCCGTCGAAAATGCCGTGAAGATTGCGCGTGCTGCGACCGGCCGCTCCGCCCTCATCGCCTTTGGCGGCGGCTTCCACGGCCGCACCTTCATGGGCATGGCGCTGACCGGCAAGGTGGTGCCTTACAAGGTCGGTTTCGGCGCGATGCCGGGCGACGTCTTCCACGTGCCCTTCCCGGTTGAACTGCATGGCGTGACCGGCGAGCAGTCGCTTGCCGCCCTGAAAAGGCTTTTCGCGGCCGATGTCGATCCGCAGCGCGTGGCGGCTATCATCATCGAGCCGGTTCAGGGCGAAGGCGGCTTCTATCCAGTACCGGTGGCCTTCATGAAGGCGCTGCGCGAGCTTTGCGACCAGCACGGCATTCTGCTGATTGCCGACGAAGTGCAGACAGGCTTTGCGCGTACCGGTACGATGTTTGCGATGGACCATCATGAAGTTGCTCCCGACCTGATGACCATGGCGAAGAGCCTTGCCGGCGGCTTTCCGCTGGCTGCCGTCACCGGCCGCGCCGAAATCATGGATGCGCCAGGCCCTGGCGGCCTTGGCGGCACCTATGGCGGCAATCCAATCGGCATCGCGGCTGCGCATGCCGTGCTCGATGTCATCAAGGACGAGGATCTCTGCAACCGCGCCAACCAGCTCGGCAGCCGCCTGAAGCAACGGCTGGAATCGCTGCGCGACAAGGTGCCGGAAATCGCCGATATTCGCGGCCCTGGCTTCATGAACGCCATCGAGTTCAACGACAAGGCGACGAAGCTGCCGAGCGCGGAGTTTGCGAATAAGGTTCGCCTGATCGCGCTGGAAAAAAGTCTCATTCTTTTGACCTGCGGCGTGCACGGAAACGTCATCCGTTTCCTTGCCCCGATTACCATCCAGGACAATATTTTCATCGAAGCGCTCGATATCCTCGAAGCCTCCATCCTTGAAGCAAGTGCGGGCAAGTAA
- a CDS encoding MerR family transcriptional regulator translates to MNNNGPVRYKVAEAARLAGISASTARLWESQGLLVPGRSETGHRQYSAEDVARLKRISWYRVGRGLNPAAIREALENEEPLAENVESIGTSDIGRKLRSLRHAAGKTLDQVAGDMGITSSTLSTLERTSQGVSFKTLHDLAEYYGTTVSRLSGEESEDVPAIVRSGEWRTWPQTTPGVTVQLLAEGRRMMDCHRFVLAPGAASEGAYRHEGEEFMHVLSGRLELVLDSDQFFDLGPGDSLYFESRRYHSWRNRHDGETVLLWINTPPTF, encoded by the coding sequence ATGAACAATAACGGTCCGGTGCGCTACAAGGTGGCCGAAGCGGCAAGGTTGGCAGGCATTTCCGCCTCCACGGCGCGCCTTTGGGAAAGCCAGGGCCTGCTTGTCCCCGGTCGCTCGGAGACGGGCCACAGGCAATATAGCGCCGAAGATGTCGCTCGCCTGAAACGGATTTCGTGGTATCGGGTCGGGCGCGGCCTCAATCCGGCGGCAATCCGCGAGGCGCTCGAGAATGAAGAGCCACTTGCCGAAAACGTCGAGAGTATCGGCACTTCCGATATCGGCCGCAAGCTGCGAAGCCTTCGCCATGCCGCAGGCAAGACGCTTGATCAAGTTGCCGGTGACATGGGCATTACCTCTTCCACGCTCTCGACACTGGAGCGTACCTCACAAGGCGTCAGCTTCAAGACGCTGCACGACCTTGCGGAATATTACGGCACCACTGTCTCCCGCCTTTCCGGCGAGGAGAGCGAAGACGTTCCCGCAATCGTCCGCTCCGGCGAATGGCGCACCTGGCCGCAGACGACGCCCGGTGTCACGGTGCAACTGTTGGCGGAAGGCCGACGGATGATGGATTGCCATCGTTTCGTGCTGGCACCGGGGGCTGCCAGCGAAGGCGCCTACCGGCATGAAGGCGAAGAATTCATGCATGTGCTTTCCGGCCGCCTTGAACTCGTTCTCGATTCCGACCAGTTCTTCGATCTCGGACCCGGCGACTCGCTCTATTTCGAAAGCCGTCGTTATCACTCCTGGCGTAATCGCCATGATGGCGAGACCGTGCTTCTGTGGATCAACACGCCGCCGACATTCTGA